DNA sequence from the Sphingomonas taxi genome:
TGCATCCCTGCGGCGCGGCGCAACCCAGCAGCATGTCGAGTTGCGCGATCGCTGCGGCATGGCGGCGGGCGAGCGCGTCGACGCCGCCGGTATAATGCTGGATGTCGGCGATCGCGGTCGCCGGGTCGAACCGGGTCGCACCGGCGCGCAGCGGCTCGAACAGCGGATCGGCGCGATCGGGCGCGAGGTGATCCACCGGGATCGTGCAGCCCGGCGCGAGGCCAGCGGCGAAGGCGGTTCCGCTGGCGATCGTGCGCTCGGCGGTGTTGGCGTGGATGCGCACCGTGCGCGGGGCAGGACAGCCGACGCGCGGCAACAGCCCGGCGGCAATCAATGCGCGGCGATCTTCCGCGCCGAGGATCGTCATCGCCCGCGCGCCATGCGGCGTCAGATGCTCGGCCGGCACGGGCCAATGCGGCCATGGCGCCGCAGTGCGCGTCCCCTCCGGCGCCTCGCCGTCGATCGGCGCACGCACGCCGTGCCGCATCAGTACGACGACGCGCTCGACGGTGAGTACCGGCCGCGCGGCGAGCGGTGCGGGTGCGGCGAACAGGAACAGGGCGGGCAGCAGGCGGAGGAGCATCATCCGCGGCGGGCTAGCCGCGGATTGGGTCAGGCCGGTGACGGTCCGCGCCGAGGCGGCTCAGAACAGTCCGTCGTCGTCGTCATCGTCGTTGGCCGCATGCGCCGTCGGCGCCATGCCGGGCAGCAGGAAACGGGCGTGGACGTCGCGCTCCGCGGCCATCGTGTAGAGCTTGGCGATGGCGGGCAGGACGGCGTGCAACGCGCCTTCGTCGTCTTCCGTCAGCGTGGGCAGGTCGCCGGCGCGTTCCGCCAGGATCGCCGACGCCTCTTCCATCGTGCCGGCCAGCGCCAGCTCCTGCGCGAGGTCGACCGCGGTCGCCTCGACGAGCTCGACCAGCCGCTGCGCATCGTCGCCACCCTGCAGCACGACCTGATCGGTCCGGCGGCACGCCTCGCGGATGACGAGGAGCGCGCGGGCGAGCATCGTCGCGACATCCGGCTCGTCATTGCTCAGCGCCAGCGACACCTCGGCATCGCCGAGCCGCCCGATCGTATGGCCGACGTCGATCGTCGTCGCGCCGAGGTCGCGCGCATAGGCATCCACCTCCTGCGCGACGACCGCGACGGCCCGACCGACGGTGCCATGCCGGCGGCAGAGCAGGCGGGTGTTGGTGGCGATATCCTGTACGTCGGTGCGGATCGCGCTCAGCCGGCCGACGCGCTGCGTCAGCTCGGTGACGGTCGCATCGATCAGCCCGGTCATCCCCTCCGCCTGCCGATGTGCCGATTGCAGCTGGACGATGATCCGGTCCATGCCGGTGACGCTCTCCTCCAGCCGGGTGAGGAAGCCGCGATTGTCCTCGCCGGCCTGTTCGGCGATCAGGTCGAGCAAGGCGCGGCCATCGGGGATCAGCGCGTCCAGCGAGTCGACCAGCGCGCCCGTCTCGCGGCCGAAGTCATGAACGACGGCGTCGAGCTGTGCGGCGAGCAGGCGATCGACATGCGCCGCCGCCCCCGGGCCGCAGCCGTGCGATTCGACCAGTTGCAGCGCGGCGACGACGTGTTCCAGCCGCTGACGGGTGCTGTCGCCGACCTGCAGCGCGCCGAGCAGCACCGCCACCTTGGTCTGGATGCTGCGCGCGATCGCGGCGACGCGGCGGGCGAGCTGCGCGGCGCCCTGGAGGTGGACGCCGAGCGCGGCGGCGTCCGCGGCGAGGCGCTGCGGCACCGCCGGCACCGCCTTGACGCATTCGGCGGTGAGCAGGCGATCGACCTGCTGGACGCTGGCGAGCCCCGTCTCCAGTTCCTTGAGCTTGCTGATCACCTCGGTCAGCAGCGTCTCGCCGGCGGCGAGCTTGCCGTTCATGCCGTTGACGAAGCCGACGAATTGCGGCTCGCCCGAGGCGGCGATCTTGATGTTCATGCCGTAGATGCCGAGCACGCGTAGCGAGCGATGCATGTCGAGCACATGCTGGCGCAGCAACGCGGCAATCGCGGCGATCGTCTTGACCCGGCCGGTGCGCCCGGCGAGCGTGGCGGGCAAAGCGGTGATGCGCGCGGCGACCTCGGCGAGATCGGCGGCGGCGGCGCCGGCGTTGCTGGCGTCGAGCGCATCGACGATCGTGTCGAGCCCGCCGACGATCCGGTCGATCATCCCGATCGCATCGGCGAGCGTCGTGCCCGCACGCAGGAAGCGCGTGTCGAGATTGGCGGCGAGCTGCGCCAGCCCCCGCCGCATCGGGCATTCCGCCGGTTCGACCACGACCAACGCGTTGCTGTCCTGAAGCATCGTCTTGTCCTAATTATCGTGCGGCGGCGAGCAGCAGTTCACGGGCGATCGCGCCGAGCGGCACGACGCGATCCGCCGCGCCACGGGCGATCGCTTCCTTGGGCATGCCGAAGACGATCGAGGTCGCCTCGTCCTGCGCCAGCGTGCGGGCGCCCGCCTGTTTCATCTCGAGCAGCCCGCGCGCGCCGTCGTCGCCCATGCCGGTCATGATGATGCCGACCGCGTTCGATCCGGCGTTACGTGCGGCGGAGCGGAACAGCACGTCGACCGACGGCCGGTGCCGCGACACCAGAGGCCCCTCGCGAACTGCGGCGACATAGCGGGCGCCCTGGCGTTCGAGCATCATGTGGCGCAGGCCGCCCGGCGCGATCAGCACCCGGCCGCGCATCACCGTGTCGCCGTCCTCGGCCTCCTTGACGTCGACCTCGCACATGCCGTCGAGCCGCTTGGCGAAGGCGCGGGTGAAGCTTTCCGGCATGTGCTGGACGACGACGATGCCCGGCGAATTGGCGGGCAGCGCGGTCAACACCTCGCGCAGCGCCTCGGTCCCGCCGGTCGAGGCGCCGATGCACACCACCATCTCGGTGGTGCGGCTCATCGCGCGGCCGCTGGGTGGCGGCAGCACCGCGTCGGCGGTCAGCCGCTGCTGCGGTGCCGCGCTGGCCGGTTGGCGGCGGCCGAGCCGCGCCTTGGCGGCGCCCTTCACCGTCTCGCAGATATGCAGATGCGCCTCGACCAGATGATCGGCGACGCCGACGCGCGGCTTGAGGATGACGTCGACCGCACCCGCCTCGAGCGCCTGCAGCAACGTCTCCGAGCCTTCCTCGACCAGCGACGAGCACATGACGACCGGCGTCGGGCATTGCGCCATCATCCGGCGCAGGAAGGTGATGCCGTCCATCCGCGGCATCTCGACGTCGAGGGTGATGACGTCGGGCACCTCGGCCTGGATGTAGCGCGCCGCGGCGAAGGGATCGGCGGCGGCGGCGATCACCTCGATCTGCGGATCGGCGGAGAGGATCTGGGTCATCGCCTGGCGCACGCTGGCGCTGTCGTCGATGATCAGGACGCGGACGGGCTTGGCCGGCATGTCAGTGGCGCCTGAAGATGGTGTTGCCCACCAAAGTGAGCGGAAGGTCGAGGTCGGCGATCGATTCCGAATGACCGAGGAACAGATGGCCGCCCGAGCGCAGATTGGCGAGCAGCCGCCGCACGACCTTCTCCTGCGTCTCGCGATCGAAGTAGATCAGCACGTTGCGGCAGAAGATCATGTCCATCGGCGCACCGACGGGATAATGATCGTCCATCAGGTTGAGCGCTGCGAAGCCGATCGCCGCGCGCAGCGCCGGGGCGATGCGCACCTCGTCGCGGCCCGGCGCGGTCGGGCGCAGCACGTAGCGTTGCTGGAGCAATGGCGGCACCGGCTCGACCGCGGCGCGCGGGAAGATGCCGCGCCGCGCGACTGCCAGCACGTCGGTATCAAGGTCGGTGGCGAGGATGCCGAAATCCGGCCCGCCGCGCTCCTGCGCGAAGGCGTCGAGCAGCATCGCCAGCGTATAAGGCTCCGCGCCGGTCGAGCAGCCGGCGCTCCACACGCGCAGACGGTTGCGTCCCTCCGCCACCAGCGCCGGCAGCAGCGTGCCGGTGAGATAGTCGAAATGGCCGGGCTCGCGGAAGAAATCGGTCTTGTTGGTGGTCACCGCGTTGATCAGATGCTCGGCTTCCACCGCCATGCCGCCCTCCTCGAACAGCCAGTTGCAATAATCGGCGAGCGTCTCGTGGCCGGTCGCCCGCACCCGGCGGCGCAGCCGGCCGCTGAGCATCGAGGATTTGTTCGACGGCATCTTGATGCCCGACACCTCCGTCACATAAGCGGAGATGCGGGCGAAATCGCGCGCCGACAGCAGATCCTCGACGATCCGGTCATAGCTTAAATCGCTCACGAGACCGCCGCGACCGGGGGCGCCGCGCCCGACTGGGCGAGGATCTGCGCCATACCGGCCAGGACGCCGTCGAGTTCGAGCAGGCCGACGAAGCCGCCGTCGCGGCGCAGCACGCTGACGACATGGCGCGAATGCCAGGCGGTGCCGGTGTCGGGGAGTGGCTCGATCGCCTCGCGCGACCAGGTGCTGACGTCGAGCACCCGGTCGACGACCAGCCCGATGACGAGCGGGCGCTCGCCGCCGGTGTCCGATTCGACCACCAGCACGCGCGTCGCCGGCGTCACCGCGACGCTGGGCAGGCCGAGGCAGATGCGGAAATCGACCATCGGCACCGACAGGCCGCGTACGTCGCATAGGCCGATCAGCCAGTCGGGCGCATTGGGGACGCGGAACGCCGGGCCGTGATCGAGGATTTCGCGGACCACGCCGATCGGCAGGGCGAACAGTTCGTCGCCGATGCCGAAGACGATCGTCTGCAGCGTGCCGTCACCGCCGCTCATGCCGCGCGTCCGAAATCGGCGTCTTCCGCATCCGGACCGCCGTTGGCCAGATCGAGCGCGAAGCCGCGCACGCGCGTCTGCTGATCGGTGATCGTCCCGGGCTTGGGCTTCGACAATCTGGCCATTTTGGTTCCCTTGACGTCGGCACGACGCACCACGGCGGTCGTCGCGACGCGTCGCGTCTGCGGGGCGCTGTCCCGCCGATCGTCGGCGAGCCGGAAGAAGGCGATGCTGTGCTCCAGTTCCTCCGCCTGATCGGACAGCGCTTCCGAGGTCGACGAGATCTGCTCGGACGCCGAGGCGTTCTGCTGCGTGACCTGATCGAGCTGCTGGATCGCCTGGTTGATCTGCGATGCGCCGATGTCCTGTTCGCGGCAGGCGGCGCTGATCTCGGCGACCAGCTCGGCGGTACGGCGGATGTCCGGAACCAGCCGGATCAGCATGTCGCCCGCTTCGGTCGCCGCGCCGACCGTGTCCGAGGACATCGCGCTGATCTCGGTCGCGGCGGCTTGGCTGCGCTCGGCGAGCTTGCGCACCTCGGCGGCGACGACCGCGAAGCCCTTGCCGTGATCGCCGGCCCGCGCCGCCTCGACCGCCGCGTTGAGCGCGAGCAGATCGGTCTGACGGGCGATTTCCTGCACGAAGCCGATCTTTTCGGCGATCGTCCGCATCGCACCGACCGCACGCTGCACGGCGGCGCCGCTGCGCTCCGCCTCGGTCGAGGACTGGCGCGCAATCTTCTCGGTCTGCGCGGCATTGTCGGCATTCTGTTTGATGTTCGCGGCCATCTGTTCCATCGACGCCGAGGCTTCCTCGGCGGCGGCGGCCTGTTCGGTCGCGCCCTGGCTGACCTGCTCGGAGGCCGAGGACAATTGCTGGCTGCCCGCGGCGACGCTGGCCGAGGCCTGCGTCGCATCGCCGACGACGGAGCGCAGCTTCTCGATCATCGTGACCAAGGCATGGCCGAGCGTATCCTTGTCGGACAGTGGCTTGTGATCGATGGTGAGATCGCCGGTCGACACCGACTGGGCGAGCTGCGCGCTCTGCCGCAGGTTGATCGTCATGCGATTGACGGTGTCGACCAGATCCTTGATCTCGTCGTTGTTGGTCGCGGCGATATCATGGTCGAGATCGCCGATCGCCACCGCGTCGATCGCCGCGCCGATCCGCTTCAGGCCGCGCGACACCAGGGTCGAAATCCAGACCGCGCAGGCCGCCGCGAGCAGCGTCGCGGCGACGCCGACGCCGATCAGCAGGTTGCGCGCGTCGGCATAAAGCACGTTGGTCTCTTCGTCCGCCTCGTGCATGTGCGCGCTCTGCCGATCGACGATGGCGCTGACATCGCGTGTGATCGCCTCGACCATCTTCTTCTGTTCGGTTTCGGTGAGTTCACCCGCCTTGGCGTTATCGTTCGCGGTGCCGAGGGCGCTGATCCGCTCGTAGACGGGCTTCAGGGCTTCCCAATCCTGCCGCACCTGGCGCCACAACGGCTTGTCGTCCGCCGCCGCTCGGCTCTCGCCATCGGCAAGCAAGGTCTCGAACTGACGCACCCGGCGAGCGGTGTCGATATTGTAGCCGGCCATGATCTGCTGATCGGTGTTGAGCGCGAGCGCCTTCTGGTTCGACAGCATGTAGCCGAGATGGGTCTCGACCTGCTGCGCCGTCTGGAGCTGCTTGGCCGGACCGGCGATGACGTCGGTGATCGCGTCGTTGAGGGTGTTCGACTTGGCGATGCCGAGGCCGATCACCATCAGCAACATCGCGGTCAGGATCGCAAAGGCGATCCCCAGCTTCATCTTGATCGTGGCTCGCATGGGAAAATCCTAGAGGTCGGAGGCGCTGCGTCGCGCGTCGAATGGGGGGCGTCGTGACGCCGGTGGTGGATCGGATGGCGATCGAAATGCCATCCGATCCCGGTCAGGCTGCGCGGCCGAAGTCGGCGTCCTCGGCATCCGGGCCGCCGGTGTTGAGGTCGAGCGCATAGCCGCGCACGCGCGACTGCTGGTCGGCGATCGTCCCCGGCTTCGCCTTGGTCAGGCTGGCACTCTTCGTGCCTTTGATCGGCACGCGGCGACGCGTCGAAGCGGTGGCGGCGATCGCCTTGCGCGCCGGTTGCGCGGGACCGACGTGATCCGCGTCGGCAAGACGGAAGAAGGCGATGCTCTGCTGCAATTCCTCCGCCTGATCGGCGAGCGAATCGGAGGTCGACGAGATCTGCTCGGACGCCGAGGCGTTCTGCTGCGTGACCTGATCGAGCTGCTGGATCGCCTGATTGATCTGCGCGGCGCCGATGTCCTGTTCGCGGCAAGCGGCGCTGATCTCGGCGACCAGCTCGGCGGTGCGGCGGATGTCGGGGACGAGGCGGATCAGCATGTCGCCCGCCTCGGTGGCGGCGCCGACTGTGTCCGTGGACATCGCGCTGATCTCGGTCGCGGCGGCCTGGCTGCGCTCGGCGAGCTTGCGCACCTCGGCGGCGACGACCGCGAAGCCCTTGCCGTGATCGCCGGCCCGCGCCGCCTCGACTGCCGCATTCAGCGCGAGCAAATCGGTCTGACGGGCGATTTCCTGCACGAAGCCGATCTTCTCGGCGATCGTCCGCATCGCGCCGACCGCGCGCTGCACGGCGGCGCCGCTGCGCTCCGCCTCGGTCGAGGACTGGCGTGCGATCTTCTCGGTCTGCGCCGCATTGTCGGCATTCTGTTTGATGTTGGCAGCCATCTGTTCCATCGACGCCGAGGCTTCCTCTGCGGCGGCGGCCTGTTCGGTCGCGCCCTGGCTGACCTGTTCGGAGGCCGAGGACAATTGCTGGCTGCCGGCGCCGACGCTCGCGGCGGCGGCGGTCGCATCGCCGACGACGGTGCTCAGGCGCGCGATCATCGTGACCAGCGCACGGCCGAGGACATCCCTGTCGGACAGCGGCGTGTGATCGACGGTGAGGTCGCCGTTGGCGATGCGGTCGGCAAGCGTCGCCATCGCGTTGAGATTGACGGTCATCGTCGTCAACAACCGGCCGACCTCGCTGCTCAGGCCGCCATAATCGCGGTCGAGCCGCTGCGAGAGGTCGCCGACCGACACCGCGGCAACGACGTTCGAAATGTCGCGGAACGCCGCCTCGACCGCCTGTGCGCTGCCCAACATCCGCCCGACCTCGTCGCGGCGATCGGTCGCGAGCGGGGTGGCAAGCGTGCCAAGCAGCTCGGCGACGCGGCCGACGGGGCGCGCGATCGTCACCGTCATGCTGAAACCGATCGCGACGAGCAGCACCAGCGTCAGCGCGGTGCCGATGAAGATCGCGCGTTCGATGGTGGCGAATGCAACCGTCTGATTGGCCTGACGCTCGGTCATCAGCCGGTTTTCCTCGTCGGTCACCGCGGCGATCTCGGCGCGCAGGCTGTCGAACACCTGCTTGCCGGCGCCGCTGATCTCGATCTGGCGTGCGTCGCCGACGGTCTGCGGATTGCCCATCAGGTGGATGGCACGCTCGGCGACGCGGTCGTGCCAGTCGTCGACCAGCGTCTTGATCTTCTGCAACCGCTCCTGCTGGCGCGGATTGTCCGCGGTCAGTTTGCGCGCCTCGTCCCAGGCGGTAGCGAGATCGGTCGCGCCCTTGCGATAGGGTTCGAGGAATTTGGCGTCGCCCGACAGCAGATAGCCGCGATAGCCCGTCTCCTGATTGACCGCATTCTCCTGGATCCGATTGGCAGCGCCGATCACCGCGAACGTGTGCTGGTTCATCTCGGTCGCCGCCCTCAAGTCGT
Encoded proteins:
- a CDS encoding protein-glutamate methylesterase/protein-glutamine glutaminase — its product is MPAKPVRVLIIDDSASVRQAMTQILSADPQIEVIAAAADPFAAARYIQAEVPDVITLDVEMPRMDGITFLRRMMAQCPTPVVMCSSLVEEGSETLLQALEAGAVDVILKPRVGVADHLVEAHLHICETVKGAAKARLGRRQPASAAPQQRLTADAVLPPPSGRAMSRTTEMVVCIGASTGGTEALREVLTALPANSPGIVVVQHMPESFTRAFAKRLDGMCEVDVKEAEDGDTVMRGRVLIAPGGLRHMMLERQGARYVAAVREGPLVSRHRPSVDVLFRSAARNAGSNAVGIIMTGMGDDGARGLLEMKQAGARTLAQDEATSIVFGMPKEAIARGAADRVVPLGAIARELLLAAAR
- a CDS encoding CheR family methyltransferase translates to MSDLSYDRIVEDLLSARDFARISAYVTEVSGIKMPSNKSSMLSGRLRRRVRATGHETLADYCNWLFEEGGMAVEAEHLINAVTTNKTDFFREPGHFDYLTGTLLPALVAEGRNRLRVWSAGCSTGAEPYTLAMLLDAFAQERGGPDFGILATDLDTDVLAVARRGIFPRAAVEPVPPLLQQRYVLRPTAPGRDEVRIAPALRAAIGFAALNLMDDHYPVGAPMDMIFCRNVLIYFDRETQEKVVRRLLANLRSGGHLFLGHSESIADLDLPLTLVGNTIFRRH
- a CDS encoding chemotaxis protein CheW, with the translated sequence MSGGDGTLQTIVFGIGDELFALPIGVVREILDHGPAFRVPNAPDWLIGLCDVRGLSVPMVDFRICLGLPSVAVTPATRVLVVESDTGGERPLVIGLVVDRVLDVSTWSREAIEPLPDTGTAWHSRHVVSVLRRDGGFVGLLELDGVLAGMAQILAQSGAAPPVAAVS
- a CDS encoding methyl-accepting chemotaxis protein, yielding MRATIKMKLGIAFAILTAMLLMVIGLGIAKSNTLNDAITDVIAGPAKQLQTAQQVETHLGYMLSNQKALALNTDQQIMAGYNIDTARRVRQFETLLADGESRAAADDKPLWRQVRQDWEALKPVYERISALGTANDNAKAGELTETEQKKMVEAITRDVSAIVDRQSAHMHEADEETNVLYADARNLLIGVGVAATLLAAACAVWISTLVSRGLKRIGAAIDAVAIGDLDHDIAATNNDEIKDLVDTVNRMTINLRQSAQLAQSVSTGDLTIDHKPLSDKDTLGHALVTMIEKLRSVVGDATQASASVAAGSQQLSSASEQVSQGATEQAAAAEEASASMEQMAANIKQNADNAAQTEKIARQSSTEAERSGAAVQRAVGAMRTIAEKIGFVQEIARQTDLLALNAAVEAARAGDHGKGFAVVAAEVRKLAERSQAAATEISAMSSDTVGAATEAGDMLIRLVPDIRRTAELVAEISAACREQDIGASQINQAIQQLDQVTQQNASASEQISSTSEALSDQAEELEHSIAFFRLADDRRDSAPQTRRVATTAVVRRADVKGTKMARLSKPKPGTITDQQTRVRGFALDLANGGPDAEDADFGRAA
- a CDS encoding methyl-accepting chemotaxis protein; this encodes MNAFTNLSIPKKLIVCFTILLLFAIGANTVIYNKSNDLRAATEMNQHTFAVIGAANRIQENAVNQETGYRGYLLSGDAKFLEPYRKGATDLATAWDEARKLTADNPRQQERLQKIKTLVDDWHDRVAERAIHLMGNPQTVGDARQIEISGAGKQVFDSLRAEIAAVTDEENRLMTERQANQTVAFATIERAIFIGTALTLVLLVAIGFSMTVTIARPVGRVAELLGTLATPLATDRRDEVGRMLGSAQAVEAAFRDISNVVAAVSVGDLSQRLDRDYGGLSSEVGRLLTTMTVNLNAMATLADRIANGDLTVDHTPLSDRDVLGRALVTMIARLSTVVGDATAAAASVGAGSQQLSSASEQVSQGATEQAAAAEEASASMEQMAANIKQNADNAAQTEKIARQSSTEAERSGAAVQRAVGAMRTIAEKIGFVQEIARQTDLLALNAAVEAARAGDHGKGFAVVAAEVRKLAERSQAAATEISAMSTDTVGAATEAGDMLIRLVPDIRRTAELVAEISAACREQDIGAAQINQAIQQLDQVTQQNASASEQISSTSDSLADQAEELQQSIAFFRLADADHVGPAQPARKAIAATASTRRRVPIKGTKSASLTKAKPGTIADQQSRVRGYALDLNTGGPDAEDADFGRAA